GGTGAAAAAACAGTTACTTGCCAAACTGGAAGAGATCCTAATTATGCAGGACACCCCACTCATATGTGCGAATTAATTAACACTTTAAAGGCACCAGTATTTATTGAAAGAGTTTCTCTTGCTAATCCTTTAAAAATTAGACTTGCCAAATTTGCAATTAAACAAGCATTGACTGTCCAAAAAGAAGGAAAAGGATATTCATTTGTTGAAATTTTATCACCTTGCCCAACTAACTTAAAACAGGATGTAAGCAGTGCGCAGGAATTTATTGAAAAAGAAATGGAAAAAGAATTCCCTGTTAAAAACTTCAGAAATGACCTATACAGAAAAGACCCTATTGAAAGACCTGTAAGTGATTTTAGCACTGAATCATTAGATAAGATATTTAATGTAAATAGAGGTGAGGATTCAGGATATGCAGATGATGACATTAAACCATTAAGCATTAAAGTAAGTGGTTTTGGCGGTCAAGGCGTTTTAAGTGCAGGTTTAACAATATCTCAAGCTGCTTGTGCTGAAGGAAAACATGTTTCATGGTATCCTAGTTACGGACCGGAACAAAGAGGAGGAAAATCCAATTGTTCAGTTGTAATATCTAATGAAACCATTGGAACACCTGTTGTTGATGATATTGATATTCTCATTGCATTAAACAAACCTTCATTAGAACAATTCTCAAAAGATGTTAAAGTAGGGGGAACAATACTTTACGATTCAAAAATTGGAGAGTTCGAAACTGATAAAGACATTAATGTTATTGCAATGCCTTGTGTTGATATAGCTGAAGAACACGGAAATGCAAGAACTGCAAACACAGCACTTTTAGGTGCATTAAGTGAATTAAGCAATGTTTTAAAACGTGAATCTTATGAAAATGCTATTCGTGAAATGTTTGTATCTAAGCCAAAAGTTATTGATGTGAATATTGCTGTGCTCAAAGCAGGTGCAGAATGGATTAAAAATAATTCTTAAGTGTGATTTAATGACATATAAAGAAAATGCAACAGAATATATAGAAAATTACGGTTTAAGTATAGGGGACACCATTAAGGTCAATAAAGAAGATATCGCATATACCGGCATTTTGCTTGATAGACCTGAAGATGGTGATGACGGATATTTGGTTTTGAAATTATCAAGCGGATACAATATTGGCATAGCTATCAAAGATACTACTGCAGAGCTTGTTGAAAAAGGGGATAAACCTAAGATTGGTTATGATGAAGAGGAAATTCCAAATGATCCATCTAAGCAAAACATTTCAATCATATCAACTGGAGGAACAGTATCATCCGTTATTGATTACAGAACTGGAGCAGTACATCCTAAATTCACTGCATCAGATCTTGTAAAAGCAAATCCGGAATTATTAGACTATGCCAATTACAATGTAAAAGCATTATATAATATTTTAAGTGAAAATATGAAACCTGAATA
This region of Methanobrevibacter sp. V74 genomic DNA includes:
- a CDS encoding 2-oxoacid:acceptor oxidoreductase family protein gives rise to the protein MNEKEFNDKDYELQIRRNPQSLLEEYPRKGTNIESTHYCAGCGHGIIHKLIAECMDELGIQERCVMISPVGCSVYAYFYFNCGNFQTAHGRAPAVATGISRAEDNSIVMSYQGDGDLASIGLNETLQAANRGEKMVVFFVNNTVYGMTGGQMAPTTLIGEKTVTCQTGRDPNYAGHPTHMCELINTLKAPVFIERVSLANPLKIRLAKFAIKQALTVQKEGKGYSFVEILSPCPTNLKQDVSSAQEFIEKEMEKEFPVKNFRNDLYRKDPIERPVSDFSTESLDKIFNVNRGEDSGYADDDIKPLSIKVSGFGGQGVLSAGLTISQAACAEGKHVSWYPSYGPEQRGGKSNCSVVISNETIGTPVVDDIDILIALNKPSLEQFSKDVKVGGTILYDSKIGEFETDKDINVIAMPCVDIAEEHGNARTANTALLGALSELSNVLKRESYENAIREMFVSKPKVIDVNIAVLKAGAEWIKNNS